Proteins encoded together in one Rutidosis leptorrhynchoides isolate AG116_Rl617_1_P2 unplaced genomic scaffold, CSIRO_AGI_Rlap_v1 contig473, whole genome shotgun sequence window:
- the LOC139883922 gene encoding uncharacterized protein, producing the protein METRIWNSSTYLHITCKSLKSSTHSIRAIRRSITHVNPQLHTPRASANFRLSAILPNRSPIIPFTNHFSRPFDSPINFNPFWVQSHQNDIFEWNHARSSTTHDSNSSLIAEKQPVVMVVLLGWLGAQTKHLKRYVEWYNSRQIDAMTFMVDVRELLSFDLGNRLYNRISNLVDELIVWSSQKEDDGRERNLVFHTFSNTGWLVYGSILDSLQSREDILEKIKGCISDSGAGDPLNPQVWAAGFGAALLKKRSSATYPMAETRESRGIDKLVQEQPAMIETMLLSFLEKLFSVLLKFPDVKQRLEKIVFVLTNSQPSCPQLYLYSTNDKVVPFHSIEEFIDSQKKLGKKVMSYNFETSPHVDHYRTFPTTYSSQLHCFLKECFSTVKLP; encoded by the exons ATGGAAACGAGAATCTGGAATTCTTCTACATATCTTCACATCACTTGTAAATCTTTGAAATCATCGACACATTCAATTAGAGCAATCAGACGCTCTATTACACATGTAAATCCCCAACTACACACTCCAAGAGCTTCCGCCAATTTCAGGCTTTCAGCAATCCTTCCCAATCGATCCCCAATCATCCCCTTTACCAACCATTTCTCTCGCCCATTTGATTCCCCCATCAATTTCAATCCTTTTTGGGTTCAATCTCATCAAAATGACATTTTTGAGTGGAATCATGCTCGGTCCAGCACTACCCACGATTCGAATTCGTCCCTTATCGCAGAAAAACAACCTGTCGTCATGGTTGTTCTCTTGGGTTGGCTCGGAGCTCAAACTAAGCATTTGAAACGTTACGTGGAGTGGTACAATTCGAGACAGATTGATGCAATGACTTTCATGGTTGATGTCAGAGAGCTGCTTTCGTTTGATCTTGGGAATAGATTATATAATAGAATCTCTAATTTGGTCGATGAGCTCATTGTTTGGTCATCTCAAAAGGAAGATGATGGAAGAGAGCGTAATCTCGTGTTTCATACTTTCAGCAATACTGGATGGCTGGT CTATGGATCAATTCTTGATAGCTTGCAGTCCAGAGAGGACATTTTGGAGAAGATAAAAGGCTGTATTTCTGATTCCGGAGCTGGTGACCCATTGAATCCTCAG GTGTGGGCAGCTGGATTTGGTGCTGCTTTGCTGAAGAAACGTAGCTCAGCAACATATCCAATGGCCGAGACCAGAGAATCAAGAGGAATAGACAAACTAGTACAGGAACAACCAGCGATGATTGAGACCATGTTACTTTCATTCTTAGAAAAGCTCTTCTCTGTCCTACTCAAATTTCCTGATGTGAAACA GAGATTGGAGAAGATTGTATTTGTTCTGACAAACTCCCAGCCATCTTGTCCACAACTATATCTTTATAGCACAAACGACAAGGTTGTTCCATTTCATTCTATAGAAGAGTTTATTGATAGCCAGAAGAAGTTAGGGAAAAAGGTTATGTCCTACAACTTTGAGACATCACCTCACGTAGACCATTACCGAACATTTCCTACAACATATTCATCTCAGCTTCATTGTTTCTTGAAAGAGTGTTTTTCAACTGTTAAGCTTCCCTGA
- the LOC139883923 gene encoding F-box protein CPR1-like, which produces MSSENEDSSRINQGDTLPITGEMRRCRKINSGGFNDYSIGNHVVYKTPIPAGFEVDNIFGFCNGLVCLSMRPPSGHCVIAVANLATRKHRILPPLEQGFKDESPLRVRLANYVFGYDSSGDEYKVIRITDLFDTYQYEDEYEPTGCEFVVYSLNENAWGKESIYLPFHALWHHGTAFVSGKIHFLLLSIKGECKYNGIEGFNLSTEKFHGFIRCCLVAAILLCI; this is translated from the exons ATGTCGAGTGAAAATGAGGATTCCAGCAGAATTAATCAGGGAGATACTCTCCCGATTACCGGCGAAAT GCGACGATGCCGGAAAATTAATTCTGGTGGATTTAATGATTATTCAATTGGGAACCACGTGGTTTATAAAACCCCTATCCCCGCCGGCTTCGAAGTAGATAACATCTTTGGGTTTTGCAATGGCCTTGTCTGCCTCTCCATGCGCCCCCCCTCCGGCCACTGTGTTATTGCAGTGGCCAACTTGGCAACGAGAAAGCATAGGATTTTACCTCCTTTAGAACAAGGGTTCAAGGATGAAAGTCCCCTCCGAGTCAGGTTGGCTAACTATGTATTTGGATATGATTCGTCAGGCGATGAGTACAAGGTCATTAGGATTACTGACTTGTTTGACACTTACCAATACGAGGACGAATATGAGCCTACGGGTTGCGAATTCGTGGTCTATAGCCTGAACGAAAATGCTTGGGGGAAGGAAAGCATATATTTACCTTTCCATGCTTTGTGGCATCATGGAACTGCTTTTGTTTCAGGGAAGATTCACTTCCTTTTGCTGTCAATTAAGGGTGAATGCAAATACAATGGAATTGAGGGTTTTAATTTATCCACGGAGAAGTTCCATGGATTCATCCGTTGCTGCCTGGTTGCAGCGATTCTGCTCTGTATTTGA
- the LOC139883924 gene encoding probable 2-carboxy-D-arabinitol-1-phosphatase has translation MICLTPSLALNLPLRIRSSLSPSSSSVQQQPTIIGSGELSSELYGSTPFTPIPTAKRVVLVRHGQSTWNAEGRIQGSSNFSVLTQKGEAQADTSKQMLVDDTFDVCFTSPLNRSKRTAEIIWGNRKEEMIPENDLREIDLYSFQGLLKHEGQEKFGPAFRQWQLDAPNFSIDGHYPVRELWARARSCWDKILSHQSQSVLVVAHNAVNQALIATAMGLGTEYFRILLQSNCGVTVLDFTPKSEGGSPHICLNRLNQTPNSPVADGSSAGRKTSKRIILVCHGSSQAKSPSARDQPLDMLGIIQSQKIAELLLDLKVSSIISSPKKASIETATYISRVQEAADCLGVDCMPRYVEIKQVLDLDVDDIFQQPENNADQVPSLELNKFEGSTISAIWDRSLKVWESVLEELSDESEAEKVVVVVGHPSVHIALMGHCLNLTKEWTSSFHLDQGSISLIDFPDGPTGRGVIRCINYTAHLGRWSIPITRQTAED, from the exons ATGATTTGCCTGACGCCATCTCTCGCACTCAATCTTCCGTTGAGAATCCGATCATCATTGTCGCCGTCGTCATCAAGCGTTCAACAACAGCCGACCATCATCGGGAGTGGAGAACTGAGCTCCGAACTGTACGGTTCGACACCTTTCACTCCGATTCCGACAGCTAAGAGAGTGGTGCTGGTACGTCACGGGCAGAGCACGTGGAATGCTGAAGGTCGAATCCAAGGAAGCTCGAATTTCTCGGTGCTGACTCAGAAAGGAGAAGCCCAAGCTGATACCTCCAAACAGATGCTCGTCGATGACACATTTGATGTCTGCTTTACCAG TCCCCTGAATCGGTCGAAAAGAACAGCGGAAATCATATGGGGAAATCGCAAGGAGGAGATGATACCGGAAAATGACTTGAGAGAAATTGACCTCTATTCATTTCAA GGACTTTTGAAGCATGAAGGCCAAGAAAAGTTTGGTCCAGCTTTCCGTCAGTGGCAGTTAGATGCTCCTAATTTCAGCATAGATGGTCACTATCCAGTTCGAGAGTTGTGGGCACGAGCTAGAAGCTGCTGGGATAAAATTTTGTCTCATCAAAGCCAGTCTGTTCTTGTCGTCGCACACAATGCTGTTAATCAAGCTCTTATCGCAACCGCAATgg GACTAGGAACAGAGTACTTCAGGATTTTACTTCAGAGTAATTGTGGTGTCACTGTGTTGGATTTCACGCCAAAATCTGAAGGTGGTTCTCCACATATCTGTCTGAATCGGCTGAATCAG ACCCCAAATTCACCAGTTGCCGATGGAAGTTCTGCTGGAAGGAAAACCAGTAAGAGGATCATACTTGTCTGTCATGGTTCCAGCCAG GCTAAATCCCCCAGTGCTAGAGATCAACCACTGGACATGCTTGGGATCATACAG TCCCAAAAAATTGCTGAGTTGCTTCTTGATTTGAAAGTGAGCTCCATAATTAGCAGCCCCAAAAAGGCTTCCATAGAGACAGCCACGTACATCTCCAGA GTGCAAGAAGCTGCTGATTGTTTAGGAGTTGATTGCATGCCACGGTATGTAGAGATAAAGCAAGTGCTTGACCTTGAtgttgacgatatctttcaacagcCGGAGAAT AATGCTGATCAGGTTCCCAGTCTGGAGTTAAATAAGTTCGAGGGTTCAACAATTTCAGCAATATGGGATCGGTCATTGAAAGTCTGGGAATCGGTGTTGGAGGAACTGTCTGATGAATCGGAGGCTGAAAAAGTAGTTGTGGTTGTGGGCCATCCATCAGTTCACATAGCATTGATGGGACATTGCTTGAATCTTACGAAAGAATGGACGAGTTCATTTCATCTCGACCAAGGAAGTATCAGCCTGATTGACTTTCCTGATGGACCGACTGGACGAGGAGTCATTCGCTGCATAAATTACACAGCTCATCTAGGAAGATGGTCAATCCCCATCACAAGACAAACAGCTGAAGACTGA